Proteins from one Pseudomonas sp. KBS0710 genomic window:
- the metH gene encoding methionine synthase: MSDRSVRLQALHQALKDRILILDGGMGTMIQSYKLEEQDYRGKRFADWPSDVKGNNDLLVLTRPDVIGGIEKAYLDAGADILETNTFNATRISMADYGMEELAYELNVEGARLARKIADAKTLENPAKPRFVAGVLGPTSRTCSLSPDVNNPGYRNVTFDELVENYTEATKGLIEGGADLILIETIFDTLNAKAAIFAVQGVFEELNVELPIMISGTITDASGRTLSGQTTEAFWNSVAHAKPISVGLNCALGASELRPYLEELSNKANTHVSAHPNAGLPNEFGEYDELPSETAKVIEEFAQSGFLNIVGGCCGTTPGHIEAIAKAVAGYAPRQIPDIPKACRLSGLEPFTIDRSSLFVNVGERTNITGSAKFARLIREDNYTEALEVALQQVEAGAQVIDINMDEGMLDSKKAMVTFLNLIAGEPDISRVPIMIDSSKWDVIEAGLKCIQGKGIVNSISMKEGVEQFIHHAKLCKRYGAAVVVMAFDEAGQADTEARKKEICKRSYDILVNEVGFPPEDIIFDPNIFAVATGIEEHNNYAVDFINACAYIRDELPYALTSGGVSNVSFSFRGNNPVREAIHSVFLLYAIRNGLTMGIVNAGQLEIYDQIPAELRDAVEDVVLNRTPEGTDALLAIADKYKGDGSVKEAETEEWRGWDVNKRLEHALVKGITTHIVEDTEESRQSFARPIEVIEGPLMSGMNIVGDLFGAGKMFLPQVVKSARVMKQAVAHLIPFIELEKGDKPEAKGKILMATVKGDVHDIGKNIVGVVLGCNGYDIVDLGVMVPAEKILQVAKEQKCDIIGLSGLITPSLDEMVHVAREMQRQDFHLPLMIGGATTSKAHTAVKIEPKYSNDAVIYVTDASRAVGVATQLLSKELKAGFVEKTRLEYIDVRERTANRSARTERLSYPAAIAKKPQFDWSSYAPVKPTFTGSKVLDNIDLKVLAEYIDWTPFFISWDLAGKFPRILDDEVVGEAATALYADAQEMLNKLIDEKLISARAVFGFWPTNQVQDDDLEVYGDDGQPIAKLHHLRQQIIKTDGKPNFSLADFVAPKDSGVTDYIGGFITTAGIGAEEVAKAYQDAGDDYNSIMVKALADRLAEACAEWLHQQVRKEHWGYAQDEQLDNEALIKEQYSGIRPAPGYPACPDHTEKAQLFQLLDPEAREMHAGRSGVFLTEHYAMFPAAAVSGWYFAHPQAQYFAVGKVDKDQVASYTARKGQDLSVTERWLAPNLGYDN, translated from the coding sequence ATGTCCGACCGTAGCGTTCGTCTGCAAGCCCTTCATCAAGCCCTCAAGGACCGTATCCTGATCCTCGATGGTGGTATGGGCACGATGATCCAGAGCTACAAGCTCGAAGAGCAGGATTATCGCGGCAAACGCTTCGCCGACTGGCCGAGTGACGTCAAGGGCAACAACGACCTGCTGGTACTCACCCGCCCGGACGTGATAGGCGGCATCGAAAAGGCTTACCTGGATGCCGGCGCCGATATTCTGGAAACCAACACCTTCAACGCCACGCGCATCTCCATGGCCGATTACGGCATGGAAGAACTGGCCTATGAACTTAACGTAGAAGGCGCACGCCTGGCGCGCAAGATCGCCGACGCCAAGACCCTGGAAAACCCGGCCAAGCCGCGTTTTGTTGCCGGCGTGCTTGGCCCGACCAGCCGCACCTGCTCGCTGTCGCCGGACGTGAACAACCCCGGCTACCGCAACGTGACCTTCGATGAACTGGTGGAAAACTACACCGAGGCCACCAAAGGCCTGATTGAAGGCGGCGCCGACCTGATCCTGATCGAGACCATCTTCGACACGCTCAACGCCAAGGCCGCGATCTTCGCCGTGCAAGGCGTGTTTGAAGAATTGAACGTCGAACTGCCGATCATGATCTCCGGCACCATCACCGACGCCTCCGGCCGCACCCTGTCGGGCCAGACCACTGAAGCGTTCTGGAACTCGGTGGCGCACGCCAAGCCGATTTCGGTCGGCCTCAACTGCGCCTTGGGCGCCAGCGAACTGCGCCCCTATCTGGAAGAGCTGTCGAACAAGGCCAACACCCATGTGTCGGCGCACCCGAACGCCGGTCTGCCCAACGAATTCGGCGAATACGACGAACTGCCATCGGAAACCGCCAAGGTCATCGAAGAGTTTGCCCAGAGCGGTTTCCTCAACATCGTGGGCGGTTGCTGCGGCACCACGCCGGGCCACATTGAGGCCATCGCCAAGGCCGTGGCCGGGTATGCGCCGCGCCAAATTCCGGACATTCCCAAGGCCTGCCGCTTGTCGGGCCTGGAGCCGTTCACCATCGATCGCAGCTCGTTGTTCGTCAACGTCGGCGAGCGTACCAACATCACCGGCTCCGCCAAGTTCGCCCGGCTGATCCGTGAAGACAACTACACCGAAGCCCTGGAAGTCGCCCTGCAGCAGGTGGAAGCCGGCGCCCAGGTGATCGACATCAACATGGACGAGGGCATGCTGGACTCGAAGAAGGCCATGGTGACCTTCCTCAACCTGATTGCCGGCGAGCCGGACATTTCCCGCGTGCCGATCATGATCGACTCCTCCAAGTGGGACGTGATCGAGGCCGGCCTCAAGTGCATCCAGGGCAAGGGCATCGTCAACTCGATCAGCATGAAGGAAGGCGTCGAGCAGTTCATTCACCACGCCAAGCTGTGCAAGCGTTACGGCGCGGCGGTGGTGGTGATGGCCTTCGACGAAGCCGGCCAGGCCGACACCGAAGCGCGTAAAAAAGAGATCTGCAAACGCTCCTACGACATTCTGGTGAATGAAGTCGGCTTCCCGCCGGAAGACATCATCTTCGACCCGAACATCTTCGCGGTCGCCACCGGTATCGAGGAGCACAACAACTACGCCGTCGATTTCATCAACGCCTGTGCCTACATCCGTGACGAGCTGCCGTATGCGCTGACCTCCGGCGGCGTGTCCAACGTGTCGTTCTCGTTCCGCGGCAACAACCCGGTGCGTGAGGCGATCCACTCGGTGTTCCTGCTGTATGCGATCCGCAACGGCCTGACCATGGGCATCGTCAACGCCGGCCAGCTGGAGATCTACGACCAGATCCCGGCCGAGCTGCGCGACGCGGTGGAAGACGTGGTGCTTAACCGCACGCCGGAAGGCACCGACGCCCTGTTGGCGATTGCCGACAAGTACAAGGGCGACGGCAGCGTCAAAGAAGCCGAGACCGAGGAATGGCGCGGCTGGGACGTCAACAAGCGTCTGGAGCACGCGCTGGTCAAAGGCATCACCACGCATATCGTCGAAGACACCGAAGAATCGCGCCAGTCGTTCGCGCGCCCGATCGAAGTGATCGAAGGCCCGTTGATGTCCGGCATGAACATCGTCGGCGACCTGTTCGGCGCCGGCAAAATGTTCCTGCCCCAGGTGGTGAAGTCCGCCCGTGTGATGAAGCAGGCCGTGGCGCATTTGATTCCGTTTATCGAGCTGGAAAAAGGCGATAAACCGGAAGCCAAAGGCAAGATCCTGATGGCCACGGTAAAAGGCGACGTGCATGACATCGGCAAGAACATTGTCGGCGTGGTGCTCGGTTGCAACGGCTATGACATTGTTGACCTGGGCGTGATGGTGCCGGCGGAGAAGATCCTGCAGGTGGCCAAGGAGCAGAAGTGCGACATCATCGGCCTGTCCGGCCTGATCACGCCGTCCCTGGATGAAATGGTGCATGTGGCCCGTGAGATGCAGCGCCAGGACTTCCACCTGCCCTTGATGATCGGCGGCGCGACCACTTCCAAGGCGCACACGGCGGTGAAGATCGAGCCCAAGTACAGCAACGACGCGGTGATCTATGTCACCGACGCCTCGCGTGCCGTGGGTGTGGCTACGCAGTTGCTGTCCAAGGAGCTGAAGGCTGGTTTCGTCGAAAAAACCCGCCTGGAATACATCGACGTGCGCGAACGCACCGCCAACCGCAGTGCGCGCACCGAGCGCCTGAGCTACCCGGCCGCCATCGCCAAGAAGCCGCAGTTCGACTGGAGCAGCTATGCGCCGGTCAAGCCGACGTTTACCGGCTCCAAGGTGCTGGACAATATCGACCTCAAGGTGCTGGCCGAATACATCGACTGGACGCCGTTCTTCATCTCCTGGGACCTGGCCGGTAAATTCCCGCGCATCCTCGACGACGAAGTGGTCGGTGAAGCCGCGACCGCGCTGTATGCCGATGCCCAGGAAATGCTCAACAAGCTGATCGACGAAAAGCTCATCAGCGCCCGTGCTGTGTTCGGTTTCTGGCCGACCAACCAGGTGCAGGACGATGACCTGGAAGTGTATGGCGACGACGGCCAGCCGATTGCCAAGCTGCACCACCTGCGCCAGCAGATCATCAAGACCGACGGCAAGCCGAACTTCTCCCTGGCCGACTTCGTGGCACCTAAAGACAGCGGCGTGACCGACTATATCGGTGGTTTTATCACCACCGCCGGCATCGGCGCCGAAGAAGTCGCCAAGGCGTATCAGGACGCCGGCGACGACTACAACTCGATCATGGTCAAGGCCCTCGCCGACCGCCTGGCCGAAGCCTGCGCCGAATGGCTGCACCAGCAAGTGCGTAAAGAGCATTGGGGTTACGCCCAGGACGAGCAACTGGATAACGAGGCTCTGATCAAAGAGCAATACAGCGGCATCCGCCCTGCCCCAGGCTACCCGGCATGTCCGGACCACACCGAGAAAGCCCAGCTGTTCCAACTGCTGGACCCCGAGGCCCGCGAGATGCACGCCGGCCGCAGCGGCGTGTTCCTCACCGAACACTATGCGATGTTCCCGGCCGCCGCCGTCAGCGGTTGGTACTTCGCCCACCCACAGGCGCAGTACTTTGCCGTGGGCAAGGTCGACAAGGACCAGGTCGCCAGCTACACCGCACGCAAAGGTCAGGACCTCAGCGTGACCGAGCGCTGGCTGGCGCCAAACCTTGGGTATGACAACTGA
- a CDS encoding NEL-type E3 ubiquitin ligase domain-containing protein, with amino-acid sequence MDDSSQPSSPAVPANDAPKPIKKLTATQSLHGDFLERSSPQWLIDATPARRQALKDAGTVMPAWLASATPEQRNEVTGRFLANLATQTQLDNTMAAFQGIDDFARPLLLKALKDQYRLDLDVDNILLCLRRPLAVGIVEVEAGDFEFLKLSLLEAALHNFEAYECKEGAYHKTSGFMRATGTSGTYHSVAINLKVSQFLTLCRDLDIGAKYQAYLQGFFYPEDASAQATLREQFIANQKAAVRAAAEQALLSGDIEAADHRMLLSVIDGEIHPWMGDKQVWFRTLGLMNMRMTGCMVFSICKKYSYPDEVIIYVPQDPEHPLKRYRWRQMEAEFKRLFTARDPARPNDPAPTPYQQFFSRFVPYDKRPYYFSQFTQQAADSPTDIWRSPWKKLLDFTTPHFITGIKELPPEAPARLEPNPDPFLYLSTRTRRGKAVWAANIDPWKYFYEQHREQVIADARAHAVPTADVDAKARDAKLAHLLEIGMLGLNMVSMFVPVLGEVMMVVMAGQLLYETLEGVIEWGEGDRQAAKAHLIDVAENLAQIAVMAGVGAGVSRWQAAKAEPVIEALGEVKRPDGQVRLWKPSLSRYESPVVLRRDLHPNALGQYVQDGRTYIRQGSQVYEQYFDAQAHKWRIKHPTDSEAYQPLLEHNGHGAWRHTLERPLEWDRLTLLRRMGHDVEAFSDTELLKVADVSGVSDNTLRKMHMDHTVAPPELADAIRLFKADADASRVLEEVEGTQPINDRYLYALPLIVEMPRWPLGRVLEVFEGIVLTGKSVKYGIERVVEGVATKPAIQVSRYDVLGGEVPARILAALDEAEITQLLGVEAARVNETRALEFNKQLADYARRRKPAIFDSIYTGTEAVNERAQLLKSACPGLSDAAALTVLKHARADDLQRLETTRRVPLNLLEEARWYARGGRLTRAYAGLRSESMASADSRRLALHALAALPGWPETLRLEVRDGSPSGALLDSIGAEAANEKKYLVKRGPGFQAFNERGEELNSVPLYGDNFFASLMHAMPDDARQALGVPHVSQHAMLQRKIIELADAHRAQAAGWLAPPARRFKPPARINETLMGYYASGRGHSAAPALISLVRDVYPALETGPQVQEFLLRHYRAGKSDRDIKNLLQALLQEFMHLQTTLHEWVYGSSSDNVGHNAEALHALIRSWRRSVLVGVEQDADVLSLDLHDPLPPLTADFSHVRDLTVTGKALNDGNADAFLQLFPNVEQLLIYSSVIPPAEPAVNLTLANVPQALSQMKGLRQLSISMNAPRLAEQFPSRLAALTTLEELKVTYYGQHGGVFDTLDLKPLEQLKALKIVAPNVSFKWPTYVNALASLERLDLVNTSINKIPDELYSGHEQLWGGLSLDWSKFSYEALKPAFEYVSNYSGPFGPHLADVDEMFRGYAKGALMPLVGEVGSWVLTDAIRAQSQTPQASLAAVESLRVEHAAIFDQFYQPAALVGAAGRPLRGHWAAGGNERLVQGLARNWQEAVFQRFGHGANVSGTVGPQRLFLTTFSLRETRRFTQLPELPAGSFSHVKTLSVSQLEGVPAAQFRGFLQAFSGVDELSLGAGGLTEIPFAGGELPALKKLDLSDNHIVMTPVVQAQLDQLNTLHVLELRGNRLRVLDISAFTHLRALNLQGSQLQEWPTGAEELAHLSYLDMRNNLLTTLPATVLNHPDMLMRTELGGNPLSLEGDAALQDARRRIERVRGLPEGVLSRFPPPETGFREGVDTIKTAAWVATHLLALVERTEGLSGPRGFAERVRRLDLTMTEEQAEARIEQLRNVGLDDQAIEAQLGQWYDADDALTRELNGWIFTQNGDGNSYARISPQARGQAAGFIRSSWRQGVVAARTDAGVDTLRFQRLDLGDLPALTVEFPHVRTLELSGIGISAQGSNRFLTAFSQVHHLILNGNYLRALPEALQHMAQLERLDLNGNLIEDAASLSAQLGGGERLRVLDLSNNSLQLFDVRPFSRLETLNLSNNRISQWPDGALEARQLKTLNLINNRLSRFPDALLDGEHDDILAATDLRDNFTLGFGYYLKIHDYMVAHGHAQIMGFSRGYLNELMDRGQGARFGAGRDPDTDSSSDSLHDSDSDFDPGANPVPGDVSSDSDGDLEVIGDSKQYVAQAALQPWLSAATPEQAAQRRTLWNQLAQTEGHAGFFHLLTRLRDTSEYALRPAALTERLWDVIAAATENADLRAQIFADAETHQTCIDGRILVFSEMSVRAYQYRTLQDVPLGDADLRGQALLNLSRRLFRLERTEQLAEAAAATGAAIADRAEVRLQYRIGLTAGWPDGLELPGQPSTMVFLRPIAGERLVQSRAQILAAENSNAFIEYLVDQGHWVEYLKERYSEPLAALETELDRQYDALETAHIHRSDAESYQVYYEALGQFEVEKLTARKQKLMEVCRAEIQRLANALPEGVVQRPLSPQPGPSSAP; translated from the coding sequence ATGGACGATTCATCCCAGCCTTCCTCGCCGGCCGTGCCTGCAAACGACGCACCCAAACCCATAAAAAAACTCACCGCCACCCAAAGCCTGCACGGCGACTTCCTGGAGCGCAGCAGCCCGCAGTGGCTGATCGACGCAACGCCGGCCCGCAGGCAGGCGCTCAAGGATGCCGGCACGGTCATGCCGGCGTGGCTCGCGAGCGCTACGCCTGAACAGCGCAACGAGGTGACCGGGCGTTTCCTCGCCAACCTCGCCACCCAGACCCAACTGGACAACACGATGGCCGCCTTCCAGGGCATCGATGACTTCGCCCGACCCTTGCTGCTCAAAGCCCTGAAGGATCAGTACCGACTGGACCTCGACGTCGACAACATCCTGTTGTGCCTGCGCCGCCCGCTGGCGGTGGGGATTGTCGAAGTCGAGGCGGGGGATTTCGAGTTTTTGAAACTGTCCCTGCTGGAAGCCGCCTTGCACAACTTCGAGGCCTACGAGTGCAAGGAGGGCGCGTACCACAAGACCTCCGGGTTCATGCGAGCCACCGGCACCTCCGGCACCTACCACTCGGTGGCGATCAACCTGAAGGTCAGTCAGTTTTTGACGCTCTGTCGTGACCTCGATATCGGTGCCAAATACCAGGCCTATCTGCAAGGGTTTTTCTACCCCGAGGACGCCAGCGCCCAAGCCACCCTGCGCGAGCAGTTCATCGCCAATCAGAAGGCCGCTGTCAGGGCCGCCGCTGAGCAGGCACTGTTGAGCGGCGATATTGAAGCGGCCGACCACCGCATGCTGCTGTCGGTGATCGACGGTGAAATTCATCCGTGGATGGGCGACAAGCAGGTGTGGTTCAGGACCCTGGGCCTGATGAATATGCGGATGACCGGCTGCATGGTGTTCTCGATCTGCAAAAAATACAGTTACCCTGACGAGGTGATCATCTATGTGCCCCAGGACCCGGAGCATCCACTCAAACGCTACCGCTGGCGGCAAATGGAGGCCGAGTTCAAGCGCCTGTTCACCGCCCGCGACCCGGCCAGGCCGAATGACCCGGCGCCGACGCCATACCAGCAGTTCTTCAGTCGCTTCGTGCCCTACGACAAGCGGCCCTATTACTTCAGCCAGTTCACCCAGCAGGCCGCCGACTCGCCCACCGACATCTGGCGTTCGCCCTGGAAGAAACTGCTGGACTTCACCACTCCGCACTTCATCACCGGCATCAAGGAACTGCCGCCCGAGGCGCCTGCCAGGCTTGAGCCCAACCCTGACCCCTTCCTTTACCTCTCGACGCGTACGCGGCGCGGCAAAGCGGTCTGGGCGGCGAACATCGACCCGTGGAAGTACTTCTACGAACAACACCGCGAGCAGGTGATCGCCGATGCCCGCGCCCATGCCGTGCCCACCGCGGATGTGGATGCCAAGGCGCGTGACGCCAAGTTGGCGCACCTGCTGGAGATCGGCATGCTGGGCTTGAACATGGTGTCGATGTTTGTGCCGGTGCTGGGGGAGGTCATGATGGTGGTGATGGCCGGGCAATTACTCTACGAAACCCTGGAAGGCGTGATCGAATGGGGCGAGGGCGACCGTCAGGCGGCTAAGGCGCACTTGATTGATGTGGCCGAGAACCTGGCGCAGATCGCCGTGATGGCCGGCGTGGGTGCGGGCGTCAGCCGTTGGCAGGCGGCCAAGGCGGAGCCGGTGATTGAGGCGTTGGGTGAGGTTAAGCGGCCCGATGGGCAGGTGCGTTTGTGGAAACCGAGCCTGAGCCGCTATGAAAGCCCAGTGGTCCTGCGGCGCGACCTGCATCCCAATGCCTTGGGTCAGTACGTGCAAGATGGCAGGACCTATATCCGCCAGGGCAGCCAGGTCTACGAGCAGTACTTCGATGCGCAGGCGCACAAATGGCGGATCAAGCACCCGACTGACAGCGAGGCTTACCAGCCGCTGCTTGAGCACAACGGTCACGGCGCCTGGCGACATACCCTGGAGCGCCCGCTGGAGTGGGACCGCCTCACGCTGTTGCGGCGTATGGGGCACGACGTTGAGGCCTTTTCCGATACCGAGCTGCTCAAGGTCGCGGATGTCAGTGGGGTCAGCGACAACACGCTGCGTAAGATGCACATGGATCACACGGTTGCGCCGCCTGAGCTGGCCGATGCGATACGCCTGTTCAAGGCGGATGCGGATGCGTCGAGAGTGCTCGAGGAAGTCGAGGGCACACAGCCGATCAATGATCGGTACCTGTATGCATTGCCCTTGATCGTTGAAATGCCGAGATGGCCTTTAGGGCGCGTACTTGAAGTGTTCGAGGGGATCGTGCTGACCGGCAAGTCGGTCAAATATGGTATTGAGCGGGTGGTCGAGGGGGTGGCGACGAAGCCGGCGATCCAGGTGAGCCGATACGACGTGCTGGGCGGTGAAGTGCCCGCGCGTATTCTGGCGGCTCTGGATGAAGCAGAAATCACTCAACTGCTTGGCGTTGAGGCCGCGAGGGTCAATGAGACCAGGGCGCTGGAATTCAACAAGCAGTTGGCCGATTACGCCCGCCGCCGAAAACCGGCGATTTTCGACAGCATCTACACGGGCACCGAAGCGGTGAATGAGCGTGCCCAACTGTTGAAAAGTGCGTGTCCAGGCCTCAGCGATGCAGCGGCGCTGACCGTGCTCAAACATGCCCGTGCCGATGACCTTCAACGGCTGGAGACGACTCGCCGTGTGCCTTTGAATCTGCTCGAAGAAGCGCGTTGGTATGCGCGAGGGGGCCGTTTGACACGCGCTTATGCAGGGCTGCGCAGTGAGTCGATGGCCTCGGCGGACAGTCGGCGGCTGGCCCTGCATGCGTTGGCCGCACTGCCGGGCTGGCCCGAGACGCTGCGTCTTGAAGTGCGTGATGGCAGCCCCAGCGGTGCGCTGCTCGACAGCATCGGCGCAGAAGCGGCGAATGAGAAAAAGTACCTGGTCAAGCGCGGGCCCGGCTTCCAGGCGTTCAACGAGCGGGGTGAGGAACTCAACAGCGTGCCGCTTTACGGTGACAACTTTTTTGCCTCGCTGATGCATGCCATGCCTGACGATGCCCGTCAGGCACTGGGGGTGCCGCACGTCAGTCAGCACGCGATGCTGCAACGCAAAATCATCGAGCTGGCCGACGCACATCGAGCCCAGGCAGCCGGTTGGCTGGCGCCGCCAGCGCGCAGGTTCAAGCCGCCGGCTCGGATAAACGAAACACTCATGGGGTATTACGCCAGCGGCCGAGGGCACAGCGCTGCACCGGCACTCATCAGCCTTGTGCGGGACGTCTACCCGGCCTTGGAAACCGGCCCACAGGTCCAAGAGTTCCTCCTCAGGCACTACCGTGCAGGAAAAAGTGACAGAGATATCAAAAACCTGTTGCAGGCACTTCTCCAGGAATTCATGCACCTGCAAACGACCCTCCATGAATGGGTCTACGGCTCATCATCGGACAATGTTGGGCACAACGCCGAGGCCTTGCACGCACTCATACGTAGTTGGAGGCGTTCTGTGCTGGTTGGGGTAGAACAGGATGCCGATGTGTTGTCTTTGGACCTGCATGACCCGTTGCCGCCACTGACCGCAGATTTTTCACATGTGCGTGATTTGACGGTGACAGGGAAGGCTCTGAATGACGGGAATGCCGATGCGTTTCTGCAGCTTTTTCCCAACGTTGAACAGCTATTGATCTATTCCTCCGTTATCCCGCCCGCAGAGCCAGCCGTGAATCTGACGTTGGCGAACGTGCCCCAGGCGCTGAGTCAGATGAAAGGGCTCAGGCAGCTATCGATCAGCATGAATGCACCTCGATTGGCAGAGCAATTCCCGTCGAGGCTGGCGGCGTTGACCACCCTGGAAGAGCTTAAGGTTACTTACTACGGGCAGCATGGTGGCGTCTTTGATACGTTGGACCTCAAGCCTCTTGAGCAGTTGAAAGCGTTGAAAATCGTGGCGCCCAACGTTTCCTTCAAATGGCCGACCTATGTGAATGCGCTAGCCTCGCTTGAGCGACTGGACCTGGTAAATACGTCAATCAATAAAATACCCGATGAGCTGTATTCCGGCCATGAGCAGCTATGGGGCGGGTTGTCGCTGGATTGGTCAAAGTTCAGCTATGAAGCGTTAAAGCCTGCCTTCGAGTACGTCAGCAATTACTCCGGGCCTTTCGGGCCGCATTTGGCGGATGTGGACGAGATGTTCAGGGGTTATGCCAAAGGAGCATTGATGCCACTGGTGGGAGAGGTTGGAAGTTGGGTCTTGACTGACGCCATCAGGGCCCAATCCCAAACCCCGCAGGCAAGCCTTGCCGCCGTTGAGTCATTGCGTGTCGAACACGCTGCGATCTTCGACCAGTTCTATCAACCGGCCGCCCTGGTAGGCGCGGCAGGCCGGCCTTTGAGGGGGCATTGGGCAGCGGGGGGCAACGAGAGACTAGTGCAGGGCCTTGCGAGAAACTGGCAAGAAGCTGTGTTCCAACGCTTTGGTCATGGCGCCAACGTAAGCGGTACTGTAGGGCCGCAGAGGCTCTTTCTCACGACGTTTAGCTTGAGAGAAACTCGACGCTTCACCCAGTTGCCCGAATTGCCGGCCGGTAGTTTTTCCCATGTGAAAACACTGTCGGTGAGTCAGTTGGAGGGTGTGCCTGCGGCTCAATTCCGTGGTTTTCTCCAGGCGTTCAGTGGTGTAGACGAGTTGAGTCTGGGTGCTGGTGGGCTGACCGAAATACCTTTTGCAGGTGGGGAGCTGCCCGCGTTGAAGAAGCTCGATTTATCCGACAATCACATCGTGATGACACCCGTGGTACAGGCTCAACTTGATCAGTTGAACACCCTGCACGTCCTGGAGCTGCGGGGTAATCGACTGCGCGTACTGGACATCAGTGCATTCACTCACCTGAGGGCGCTGAACCTGCAGGGCTCCCAACTGCAAGAGTGGCCAACCGGAGCCGAGGAGCTGGCGCACTTGAGCTACCTGGATATGCGCAACAACCTTTTGACGACACTGCCAGCCACTGTTCTCAACCACCCGGATATGTTGATGCGTACAGAGCTTGGAGGTAACCCGCTGAGCCTTGAGGGGGATGCGGCACTGCAAGATGCACGGCGTCGGATCGAGCGGGTCAGAGGGTTGCCTGAGGGGGTACTGAGTCGGTTTCCTCCACCGGAAACTGGGTTCAGAGAGGGCGTGGATACGATCAAGACGGCTGCCTGGGTTGCAACGCATTTACTGGCGCTGGTTGAACGTACCGAAGGTCTCTCAGGCCCCAGGGGCTTTGCTGAACGCGTGCGACGTCTAGACCTGACAATGACCGAAGAACAGGCCGAGGCCAGAATAGAGCAATTGCGTAACGTCGGACTGGATGATCAGGCGATAGAAGCACAGCTCGGCCAGTGGTACGACGCCGATGATGCGCTGACGCGAGAACTCAATGGTTGGATCTTTACCCAGAACGGGGACGGCAATAGCTATGCGCGAATTTCCCCGCAAGCGCGTGGGCAGGCCGCCGGGTTCATTCGCTCATCGTGGCGCCAAGGCGTGGTGGCAGCCCGCACGGATGCCGGGGTTGACACGCTGAGGTTCCAACGTCTGGATTTAGGTGATCTGCCTGCGCTTACGGTGGAGTTTCCCCATGTTCGCACCCTGGAACTGTCAGGCATCGGGATCTCCGCACAGGGCAGCAACCGGTTCCTGACGGCCTTCAGCCAAGTGCATCATTTGATACTCAATGGTAATTACCTGAGGGCGCTGCCCGAAGCCCTTCAGCATATGGCGCAGCTTGAGCGGCTGGACCTGAATGGCAATCTGATCGAGGATGCGGCCTCCTTGTCTGCGCAACTGGGCGGCGGCGAGCGTCTGCGCGTCCTGGACCTGAGCAATAATAGCCTGCAGTTGTTTGATGTCCGCCCATTCAGTCGCCTGGAGACGCTGAACCTGAGCAACAACCGGATTTCGCAGTGGCCGGACGGCGCCCTGGAGGCGCGGCAGTTGAAGACGCTGAACCTGATTAACAATCGCTTGAGCCGTTTCCCGGACGCGCTGCTTGATGGAGAACATGATGACATCTTAGCCGCTACGGACCTGCGCGATAATTTCACGCTGGGTTTCGGCTATTACCTGAAAATACACGATTACATGGTTGCACACGGGCATGCGCAGATCATGGGGTTTTCACGCGGCTATCTAAATGAACTAATGGATCGTGGACAGGGTGCGAGATTTGGTGCTGGTCGGGATCCGGACACTGATTCCAGCTCCGACTCCCTTCACGACTCCGATTCCGACTTTGATCCCGGTGCCAACCCCGTTCCTGGCGACGTCAGTTCTGACAGCGACGGCGATCTGGAGGTCATTGGTGATTCAAAGCAGTATGTCGCACAAGCAGCACTGCAGCCTTGGTTGAGCGCGGCGACCCCGGAGCAGGCAGCGCAACGCAGAACGCTGTGGAATCAGTTGGCGCAAACCGAAGGGCACGCAGGCTTTTTCCATCTGCTTACGCGATTGCGCGATACCTCTGAATACGCGCTGCGCCCTGCAGCCCTTACGGAGCGGCTATGGGACGTGATCGCGGCAGCCACGGAAAACGCCGATCTGCGCGCCCAGATCTTTGCGGACGCTGAAACCCATCAGACGTGTATCGACGGGCGCATTCTAGTGTTCAGCGAGATGAGTGTGCGGGCGTACCAATACCGTACTTTGCAGGACGTTCCCTTGGGCGATGCCGACCTCAGAGGCCAGGCATTGCTGAACCTGTCGCGGCGGTTGTTTCGCCTTGAAAGGACCGAACAGTTGGCAGAGGCCGCTGCGGCGACAGGTGCCGCGATAGCGGACAGGGCCGAGGTACGCTTGCAATATCGAATCGGTTTGACTGCCGGTTGGCCCGATGGGCTGGAGTTGCCAGGGCAGCCCTCTACCATGGTGTTTTTGCGGCCGATAGCGGGAGAGCGTTTGGTGCAGTCACGCGCGCAAATCCTGGCTGCGGAAAACTCCAACGCGTTTATCGAGTACCTGGTTGACCAAGGCCACTGGGTTGAATACTTGAAAGAGCGCTACAGCGAACCGCTCGCAGCCCTGGAGACTGAACTCGACCGGCAATACGACGCGCTGGAAACGGCGCATATCCATCGCTCGGACGCCGAGAGCTACCAGGTGTATTACGAGGCGCTCGGGCAGTTCGAGGTCGAAAAGCTGACGGCCCGCAAACAGAAACTGATGGAGGTATGCCGAGCGGAAATTCAGCGCTTGGCAAACGCCCTGCCAGAGGGCGTGGTGCAACGTCCATTGTCGCCTCAACCCGGCCCTTCATCAGCGCCGTAA